CTGGCCGCGATGGGTGCGGGTATTGCGGTACTGGCCGACAGCATTGTCGAAGAAGACGTACAGAACAACAAACTGATCAGGATCTTACCCGGTTGGGCAGCCGATCCAGTAACGATTTATGCCCTGACCGAAACGCGACTGTTGCCCGCAAAAACGCAGCTGTTCATCGCGTTTCTGCGTGAAAAACTGAGTGGCGCAGTGGACAACTGCGCGACCTGATGACCCGGGTGCCGGGCGTGAAGTTAATCATTGAGCATACGCCGGCAGACAAGACCATTGCCGCCATTGCTGGCATAAACGCAATACCCGTAATGTGGCGCCTCTCTGGCTACGTGAACAAATCTTCCGGGCCAGCAAAATGCTCTGAAACCATTACGGCTACAGCCCTGACGTTTGCAGCCAGGTATAAACAGACCGTGCAAGCTCCCGGGGGGTTTCCAGCGGGATCAGGTGACCACTTCCTTCGATAACATGAACGTCACATCCGAAGCAGTCCGCGAGTTCCGCCGCCTCCTCATCGGACCGGAGCTGATCCTGACCTGCTGCGACCACCATCACCGGGATGGAAACCGGCCTGAGGGTGATGCCGTTACGCTCCAGTCCGGACTGTGTTCTGAACACCTCCGCGCCGAGTCGTTTCCCCATCTCACGAACTTTCTGAATTAACGCGGCATCACCGTGACGGGAAGGGTGGAGAGACCTTTTGACCGCGCCGGGGCTGATGCCCTTAAAGTCTCCGGAAAGTGCGACACGGGAAGCGGCTTCAAGCCGCGCGCGCTGTTCAGGTGAATCCTCGCGCAGGGAGGTGGCAATCAGGATCATGCCTGCTGTGCGCTGGGGAAATGCCTCGGCGACTGCCCGTGCTACATAGCCACCTAACGAAAAGCCAGCAAGAACAAAGCGCTCCGGAAGTCCACCGGCAATATGGCCAGCCATTTCCGCTATGGTCTGACCCTGGCTCAGGCTTGCCCTGATAAAACGACGGCTGTCCGGATAGACGCTGATAAACTCATCCCACAGCGTCTCGTCGAGCATAAATCCCGGGATAAGTACGACAGGTAGCTGCTCTTGTTGCATTGGGGCGGTCCTCAGGCTGGAATTAAAATCAAGACTGCAACGTGGCATCGTCCTCCTGCGTCCCTTCCCCGCCGTTCAGAGCATTAAACTCCTGCAGCAGTTGTCTGAGCTGCTGCATTTTTTGCGGGCCAAACTGCTGCTCAATCTGCCGGTAACCGGCGTCAACCTCATGACAGGCCTGCTGATAGAGCGTCTGCCCCGCCGGGGTCAGCGAAGCGAACAGTTTACGCTGATCGTTCAGCGGTTTCAGTCGCAGTACCAGGCCATCCCGCTCCAGGCGGGTGAGGATGCCGGTCAGGCTCGGGCGCAGCACGCAGGCCTGCTGCGCCAGCGCGTGAAAGTCAAGCGACCGGTGTTCAGCGAGGATGCGAATAATCCGCCACTGCTGCTCGGTCAGGTTATGACGGTTGAGGATCGGGCGAAAGTAGCCCATCGCCGTCTCGCGTGCCTGAAGTAAAGCAATTGTCAGGGAATCGGTCATCTCGGTCGCGCTCTGCGGTAGGGGATTGGCTCTACCGGGAGTATACGGCCTGACGGCGCTGACCGCCCGGATTTTTGTGAACAAACGCGCCCAAAAAAACCCTATCGTTAACATATTAACAAAGTGACGCTCATCACAATTTAAATAACAAAAAATTAACAATCAGTGCGCAATACCACCCGTAACTCCACCTGACAGGGCCTGTCACGGCTTTACAGCACCCCCGGCAACGTTGTTGATCCCCGTTTCCACGATATTGACCCGCTGAACGCAAACGATCTGATAACCGATCATTAATATGTTAACGAAGTGGCAAAGGCGTTACCCCAGAACAAGGAATAATGATGAAACGATCCGTTTTTTCCGTTGCCCTCAACCATCACTCACAAATCGACGCGTGGGCCGACCGCTTCCGCCAGCCGCCTTATCAGCAACCGCCGCAGTCACCGGTGTGGTTTATCAAGCCGCGTAATACCCACCGCCGCAGCGGCGATGCCATAAGCCTTGCCGGGCTGCCCACCTTCAGCGGCGGTACGCTGGCGGTGGCGATCGGGAAAACGGCGCGTAAGGTCACGGTGGCGCAGGCCGCAGGCTGTATCAGCGGGTATGCGCTGGCTAACGAGGTCAGCCTGGCGGAAGAGAGTTTTTACCGGCCGGCGATCGCGGCCAAGTGCCGCGACGGCTTCTGTCCGCTGGGCGAAACCGTGCCGCTGGCCGACGCCAGCGCGCTGGACATCATTACCGAGATCAACGGCGTGGTAGTGCAGTGCTGGTCCACCTCTGAGCTGCAGCGCGGGGCCGCAGCGCTGATCGCCGCATTAAGCGATTTCGTAACGCTGCAGCCGGGCGACCTGATCCTGCTCGGCACCCCGCAGCAGCGCGTGGCCGTTAACGACGGGGACGAGGTGGTGATTAAGGCCGCCGGCCTGCCGCCGCTGCGTAACACCTTTACCCGCACGGCCGACGCCACGACCCAGCCGGACGGCCACCCGACCTTCTTCGCACTCGGCCTCAACTACGCCGATCACGCCAGCGAGCTGGATTTTACGCCGCCCGCGGAGCCGCTGGTGTTTATCAAAGCGCCGAACAGCATCACCGGTGATAACGCCGTCAGCGTGCGCCCGGACAACGTCGGCTACATGCACTACGAGGCCGAACTGGTGGTGGTGATCGGCAAAACCGCGCGCAGCGTCAGCCGCGAGCGGGCGCTGGAGTACGTACAGGGCTACACGCTGTGCAACGACTACGCGATCCGCGACTACCTGGAAAACTACTACCGCCCCAACCTGCGGGTGAAAAGCCGCGACACGCTGACCCCGCTGCACGCCGGCCTGGTGCCGCGCCGCGACGTACCCGACGCGCAGAATCTGTGGCTGAAGACCTGGGTTAACGGCGAGCTGCGGCAGTCGGGCAACACCCGCGACATGGTATTCGACGTGCCGTTTCTGGTGGCGTACCTCAGCGAAATTATGACCCTGCAGCCGGGGGATATGATCGCCACCGGCACGCCGAAAGGGCTGGCCGACGTGCGGCCCGGCGATGAGGTGGTGGTGGAGATCGAAGGCGTCGGCCGCCTGGTTAATCATATCGTCAGCGAACAACAGTTTGAGGAGAGCCTGCAATGAACAGGATAGACCACTGGATCGACGGCAAACGCGTGGCCAGCGCGGAGTACTTCACCACCAGCAACCCGGCCACCGGCGAGGTGCTGGCCGAGGTCGCCTCCGGCGGCGAGCGGGAGATCCACCAGGCGGTAGACGCGGCGAAGCGGGCCTTCCCGAAATGGGCCAATACGCCGATGAAGGAGCGTGCGCGTCTGATGCGCCGGCTTGGCGAGCTGATCGATGAAAACGTGCCGGAGATTGCCGCGCTGGAAACCGCCGATACCGGCCTGCCGATCCACCAGACAAAAAACGTGCTGATCCCGCGCGCCTCGCACAACTTCGAATTTTTTGCCGGGATCTGCCAGCAGATGAACGGCCGCAGCTACCCGGTCGACGACCAGATGCTCAACTACACGCTGGTGCAGCCGGTCGGCGTCTGCGCGCTGGTGTCGCCGTGGAACGTGCCCTTTATGACCGCCACCTGGAAAACCGCCCCCTGCCTGGCGCTGGGTAACACCGCGGTGCTGAAGATGTCCGAACTGTCGCCGCTCACCGCCGACCGGCTGGGCGAGCTGGCGCTGGAGGCCGGCATCCCCGCCGGGGTGCTGAACGTGGTGCAGGGTTACGGGGCCACCGCCGGTGATGCGCTGGTGCGCCACCACGACGTGCGCGCCATCTCCTTCACCGGCGGCACCGTCACCGGGCGCAGGATTATGCAGAGCGCCGGGCTGAAGAAGTATTCAATGGAGCTGGGCGGCAAATCGCCGGTGCTGATCTTCGAGGACGCCGACATCGAGCGCGCGCTGGACGCCGCGCTGTTCACCATCTTTTCGCTGAACGGCGAGCGCTGCACCGCCGGCTCGCGCATCTTTATCCAGCAGAGCATCTACCCCGAGTTTGTTAAGCGTTTTGCGGAGCGCGCCAACCGCCTGCGCGTCGGCGACCCGACCGATCCGCAAACCCAGGTGGGTTCGATGATCACGCAGCAGCACTGGGAAAAGGTCACCGGCTATATCCGCCTCGGCATTGATGAAGGCGCAAAACTGGTGGCCGGTGGCCCGGACCGCCCGGCCGGGTTATCCCATGGCAACTTTCTGCGCCCTACCGTACTGGCCGACGTGGATAACCGCATGCGCGTGGCGCAGGAGGAGATCTTCGGTCCGGTGGCCTGCCTGCTGCCGTTTAAAGACGAGGCCGAAGGCCTGCGGCTGGCCAACGACGTGGAGTACGGCCTCGCCTCCTACATCTGGACCCGGGACATCAGTAAGGTACTGCGCCTCGCCCACCATATTGAAGCCGGGATGGTGTTCGTCAACACGCAGAACGTCCGCGACCTGCGCCAGCCGTTCGGCGGCGTTAAAGCCTCCGGCACCGGCCGCGAAGGCGGTGAGTACAGCTTCGAGGTGTTCGCCGAGATGAAAAACGTCTGCATCTCGATGGGCAATCACCCCATCCCGAAATGGGGCGTCTGACGTTTGCCAGCGGCAACGCGCCGGTGCCCACCGGGCAGTCGCTGTCCCCTGAAACAGAGCACGTCACGCATCACTGCCGCCCCTGACCGGGCGGCCCGATCTGACCCTGAAGAGAACCGACTATGACGACAACAACCCTGACCACCACCCTGCCGCCGCCGGATATTCTGCGCTGCGCCTATATGGAAATGCAGGTCACCGACCTGAAAAAATCCCGCGAGTTTTACGTCGATGTTCTCGGCCTGCACGTTACCGCCGAAGATGACAAAACCCTCTATCTGCGCACAATGGAGGAGTTTATTCACCACAACCTGGTGCTGCGCGAAGGGCCGGTGGCGGCGGTGGCCGCCTTTGCGTACCGGGTGCGCAGCCCGCAGGACGTCGACCGCGCCGAAGCGTATTTCCAGGCGCTGGGCTGTAAAACCGAGCGCCGCGCCGGCGGCTTCGTCAGGGGCATCGGCGACGCGGTGCGCGTGGAGGACCCGCTCGGCTTCCCGTACGAATTCTTCTGTGAGGTTGAGCACGTTGAGCGGCTGGCCTGGCGCTACGAACTCTATACCCCCGGTGCGCTGGTGCGCCTTGACCACTTTAACCAGATCACCCCGGACGTGCCGCGGGCGGTGGCGTATATCCAGGGGCTGGGCTTTCGCGTCACCGAAGATATCCGCGATGCCAGCGGCGTGGTCTACGCCGCCTGGGTGCGGCGTAAATCCACGGTGCACGACACCGCGATGACCGGGGGTGCCGGACCGCGCATGCACCATATCGCCTTCGCCACCCACGAAAAGCACAACATCCTGGCGATCTGCGACAAGCTCGGCGCGCTGCGCCGGTCAGACGCCATCGAACGCGGCCCAGGCCGGCACGGCGTCTCCAACGCCTTCTACCTCTACATCCGCGACCCGGACGGGCACCGCATTGAGATCTACACCCAGGACTACTACACCGGCGACCCGGATAACCCGCTGGTGAGCTGGGACGTGCACGACAACCAGCGCCGCGACTGGTGGGGCAACCCGGTGGTGCCGAGCTGGTACAGCGAAGGCTCGCGGGTGCTGAGGCTGGACGGCACG
This window of the Erwinia sp. E602 genome carries:
- a CDS encoding alpha/beta fold hydrolase, translated to MQQEQLPVVLIPGFMLDETLWDEFISVYPDSRRFIRASLSQGQTIAEMAGHIAGGLPERFVLAGFSLGGYVARAVAEAFPQRTAGMILIATSLREDSPEQRARLEAASRVALSGDFKGISPGAVKRSLHPSRHGDAALIQKVREMGKRLGAEVFRTQSGLERNGITLRPVSIPVMVVAAGQDQLRSDEEAAELADCFGCDVHVIEGSGHLIPLETPRELARSVYTWLQTSGL
- the hpaR gene encoding homoprotocatechuate degradation operon regulator HpaR, whose product is MTDSLTIALLQARETAMGYFRPILNRHNLTEQQWRIIRILAEHRSLDFHALAQQACVLRPSLTGILTRLERDGLVLRLKPLNDQRKLFASLTPAGQTLYQQACHEVDAGYRQIEQQFGPQKMQQLRQLLQEFNALNGGEGTQEDDATLQS
- the hpaD gene encoding 3,4-dihydroxyphenylacetate 2,3-dioxygenase translates to MTTTTLTTTLPPPDILRCAYMEMQVTDLKKSREFYVDVLGLHVTAEDDKTLYLRTMEEFIHHNLVLREGPVAAVAAFAYRVRSPQDVDRAEAYFQALGCKTERRAGGFVRGIGDAVRVEDPLGFPYEFFCEVEHVERLAWRYELYTPGALVRLDHFNQITPDVPRAVAYIQGLGFRVTEDIRDASGVVYAAWVRRKSTVHDTAMTGGAGPRMHHIAFATHEKHNILAICDKLGALRRSDAIERGPGRHGVSNAFYLYIRDPDGHRIEIYTQDYYTGDPDNPLVSWDVHDNQRRDWWGNPVVPSWYSEGSRVLRLDGTPQPVVERSDPSEMAVTIGADGFSYTRKGDTEQGFKLGNTL
- a CDS encoding fumarylacetoacetate hydrolase family protein: MKRSVFSVALNHHSQIDAWADRFRQPPYQQPPQSPVWFIKPRNTHRRSGDAISLAGLPTFSGGTLAVAIGKTARKVTVAQAAGCISGYALANEVSLAEESFYRPAIAAKCRDGFCPLGETVPLADASALDIITEINGVVVQCWSTSELQRGAAALIAALSDFVTLQPGDLILLGTPQQRVAVNDGDEVVIKAAGLPPLRNTFTRTADATTQPDGHPTFFALGLNYADHASELDFTPPAEPLVFIKAPNSITGDNAVSVRPDNVGYMHYEAELVVVIGKTARSVSRERALEYVQGYTLCNDYAIRDYLENYYRPNLRVKSRDTLTPLHAGLVPRRDVPDAQNLWLKTWVNGELRQSGNTRDMVFDVPFLVAYLSEIMTLQPGDMIATGTPKGLADVRPGDEVVVEIEGVGRLVNHIVSEQQFEESLQ
- the hpaE gene encoding 5-carboxymethyl-2-hydroxymuconate semialdehyde dehydrogenase; amino-acid sequence: MNRIDHWIDGKRVASAEYFTTSNPATGEVLAEVASGGEREIHQAVDAAKRAFPKWANTPMKERARLMRRLGELIDENVPEIAALETADTGLPIHQTKNVLIPRASHNFEFFAGICQQMNGRSYPVDDQMLNYTLVQPVGVCALVSPWNVPFMTATWKTAPCLALGNTAVLKMSELSPLTADRLGELALEAGIPAGVLNVVQGYGATAGDALVRHHDVRAISFTGGTVTGRRIMQSAGLKKYSMELGGKSPVLIFEDADIERALDAALFTIFSLNGERCTAGSRIFIQQSIYPEFVKRFAERANRLRVGDPTDPQTQVGSMITQQHWEKVTGYIRLGIDEGAKLVAGGPDRPAGLSHGNFLRPTVLADVDNRMRVAQEEIFGPVACLLPFKDEAEGLRLANDVEYGLASYIWTRDISKVLRLAHHIEAGMVFVNTQNVRDLRQPFGGVKASGTGREGGEYSFEVFAEMKNVCISMGNHPIPKWGV